A single genomic interval of uncultured Pseudodesulfovibrio sp. harbors:
- a CDS encoding DNA polymerase III subunit delta' has translation MTLSADPLAALTGQEHAVSRLNAIAHDPPQSIVIEGGDADSRVALALYWAMRLNCASGDIPCGQCPACKQIADFAFNDLLFFDGREGLIKVQPIRDLRGTWGQPPHGDGFRVTIFSEAQMFMTEAANALLKSLEEPRPGNVFVLCAPQRERLLETLVSRSWVVTLAWPDIRRNAPEIEEWTSALVNFWHSGRGWFDRTSTKGAVNKDIAMQVVLGMQRELREAMSGACSTPVSSKLAQTCNPAKLRRIGLILDKAQEALNTQVPVNPAMVLDWVATRLP, from the coding sequence ATGACTCTCAGTGCCGACCCGCTGGCTGCCCTTACAGGACAGGAGCATGCGGTTTCGCGCCTGAATGCCATCGCGCACGATCCTCCACAATCCATAGTCATTGAGGGCGGCGACGCGGACAGCCGCGTCGCCCTCGCCCTTTATTGGGCCATGCGTCTCAACTGCGCATCAGGCGACATCCCCTGCGGACAATGTCCCGCCTGCAAGCAGATCGCGGACTTTGCCTTCAACGACCTTCTTTTCTTTGATGGCCGTGAAGGCCTCATCAAGGTACAGCCCATCCGGGACCTGCGCGGAACCTGGGGACAGCCCCCTCATGGCGACGGCTTCCGGGTCACCATCTTTTCCGAAGCCCAGATGTTCATGACGGAAGCAGCCAATGCGCTCCTGAAATCTCTTGAGGAGCCGCGCCCCGGCAACGTCTTCGTCCTCTGCGCACCGCAGCGTGAACGCTTGCTCGAAACACTCGTCTCCCGCTCATGGGTTGTCACCCTCGCATGGCCGGATATCCGCCGGAACGCACCGGAGATCGAAGAATGGACGTCCGCACTGGTCAACTTCTGGCATAGCGGGCGCGGCTGGTTTGACCGCACCTCCACCAAGGGAGCCGTCAACAAGGACATCGCCATGCAGGTCGTGCTCGGCATGCAGCGTGAGCTGCGCGAGGCCATGTCCGGCGCATGTTCCACACCGGTTTCATCCAAACTCGCCCAGACCTGCAACCCTGCAAAACTGCGCCGCATCGGCCTTATCCTCGACAAGGCTCAGGAGGCGCTCAACACACAGGTTCCCGTCAACCCGGCCATGGTTCTGGACTGGGTTGCCACACGCCTGCCCTGA